A window of the Drosophila simulans strain w501 chromosome 2L, Prin_Dsim_3.1, whole genome shotgun sequence genome harbors these coding sequences:
- the LOC6730559 gene encoding nose resistant to fluoxetine protein 6, with amino-acid sequence MVFRQLSSASSSLLIPTKMILALIWIMGVGVPPTAQAYSSKDLLTWMQSSNFGYQVLQQALNDNQSSSASEASCLAEVRLLLKGAEAKSLPALRVFDAWGKFPQGLLYGHFMDMGNYESCLSLDLSKSLGNVMTINAGAKYCLSRMQFESLLMEAAGADSVTLSIGTCIPSSCSTAQLSRWMSGHLKEMFGQNSTEATLVQEKDCTLAHRDPMNGLDWFAVSILILLCTVVLLATILDYSSVSNKLLGSFSLRKNVPQLLKTSNTPSPRVIPCLNGIRCLTIIWIILGHGYMYLLLAPTINSYDIVAWAQTPFSMILQSGTTSVDTFFLLSGLLLVLSALREMDRSKGRLHVPLMYLHRLVRLTPVLALAVLIFMTLFPRLDSGPLWNQFTSSTELCSDTWWATLLYVQNYAAPGRMCLGHSWYLAVDMQLYIISPLLLIALYKWGKKAIAGIVLLILLLSGCVFGIVMLRDLKVFDRYGNLGGDSTEMRLIYYTTHARATPWLIGLLFGYFLHHQNVRKTRLPKWLALVLWILSLSMLATVIFAVYPYTQSGAGDISALAGAFYLCCSRIAWPLALCWIIWACQNGLAPIVNEFLSWSFWQPLSKLSYCLYIWHLLVETVHIARIKTSPHFSDYDAILRFWSDFGITLFVSMFMHLCVEVPLGRLEMELLKRCQKKEDNPESPKETSTEPTEVIPATSISRQNLVDP; translated from the exons ATGGTATTCAGGCAACTAAGCAGCGCGAGCTCATCGCTCCTCATCCCGACCAAGATGATCCTGGCATTGATCTGGATCATGGGGGTGGGAGTACCCCCCACTGCTCAGGCGTACAGCTCCAAGGACCTGTTGACTTGGATGCAGTCCAGCAACTTCGGCTACCAGGTGCTCCAGCAGGCCTTGAATGACAACCAGTCCTCCTCTGCTTCCGAGGCATCTTGCCTGGCGGAGGTGCGCCTCCTGCTCAAGGGAGCAGAGGCCAAATCCTTGCCTGCTCTTCGAG TTTTCGATGCCTGGGGCAAGTTCCCGCAAGGACTGCTCTACGGACACTTTATGGACATGGGCAACTACGAATCCTGCCTCAGCTTGGATCTCAGCAAGAGTCTGGGCAATGTCATGACCATCAATGCCGGAGCCAAGTATTGCTTGAGTCGTATGCAGTTCGAGAGTTTGCTCATGGAAGCCGCCGGCGCAGATTCCGTCACCTTGAGTATAGGAACCTGCATACCCTCATCCTGCAGTACCGCCCAACTCAGTCGATGGATGTCTGGTCATCTGAAGGAGATGTTTGGGCAGAATTCGACGGAAGCTACTTTGGTGCAGGAAAAGGACTGCACTTTGGCGCACAGAGATCCGATGAATGGACTTGACTGGTTTGCTGT GTCAATACTCATCCTATTGTGCACTGTCGTTTTGCTGGCTACAATTTTGGACTATAGCAGTG TGTCCAACAAGCTGCTGGGCTCCTTTTCCCTTCGCAAGAATGTACCCCAGTTGCTTAAGACCTCGAACACACCATCGCCTCGAGTGATTCCATGTCTGAATGGCATTCGTTGCTTGACCATCATCTGGATCATACTTGGTCACGGCTACATGTACCTCCTACTGGCGCCCACCATTAATTCCTACGACATCGTGGCCTGGGCTCAGACGCCCTTCTCCATGATCCTACAGAGCGGCACTACGTCTGTGGACACCTTCTTCCTGCTCAGTGGACTGCTTCTGGTTCTTTCCGCCCTGCGGGAGATGGATCG CTCCAAGGGTCGTCTGCATGTGCCACTGATGTATCTGCACCGTCTGGTGCGCCTGACTCCCGTTTTGGCACTGGCCGTGCTCATCTTTATGACCCTTTTCCCCCGACTGGACAGTGGTCCTCTGTGGAATCAGTTCACCAGCTCAACGGAGCTCTGCAGCGACACCTGGTGGGCCACTCTGCTCTACGTGCAAAACTATGCAGCTCCTGGCAGGATG TGCTTGGGTCATTCGTGGTATCTGGCTGTGGATATGCAACTGTATATTATATCTCCACTCCTTCTGATCGCTCTCTACAAATGGGGAAAGAAGGCTATCGCAGGAATTGTCCTGCTGATCCTTCTGCTGTCCGGCTGCGTCTTTGGTATAGTTATGCTGCGGGATCTAAAAGTGTTTGATCGCTATGG AAACCTTGGTGGCGACAGCACCGAGATGCGCCTCATCTACTACACCACCCATGCCAGAGCCACTCCCTGGTTGATTGGACTGCTTTTTGGCTACTTTCTGCACCACCAGAATGTGCGCAAGACCCGCCTGCCCAAGTGGCTGGCTTTGGTGCTCTGGATTCTGAGTCTTTCCATGCTGGCCACTGTAATCTTCGCCGTATATCCCTATACCCAGAGTGGGGCAGGGGACATTTCCGCACTGGCTGGAGCTTTCTATCTGTGCTGCAGTCGGATTGCCTGGCCTTTGGCCTTGTGCTGGATAATCTGGGCGTGCCAGAATGGACTGGCCCCAATTGTGAATGAGTTTCTGAGTTGGTCCTTTTGGCAGCCACTTTCCAAGTTGTCCTACTGCCTGTACATATGGCATCTGCTGGTGGAAACGGTTCATATAGCGCGAATCAAGACGAGTCCGCACTTTTCGGACTACGACGCT ATTCTCCGCTTCTGGTCGGACTTTGGCATTACCTTGTTCGTATCCATGTTCATGCACCTCTGTGTTGAGGTGCCATTGGGGCGCCTCGAGATGGAACTGCTGAAAAGGTGTCAAAAGAAAGAGGACAATCCAGAAAGTCCAAAAGAGACCTCCACTGAACCAACTGAAGTAATTCCAGCGACTAGCATTTCGCGCCAGAACTTAGTCGACCCCTAA